A genome region from Bradyrhizobium commune includes the following:
- a CDS encoding cytochrome c has product MSATFALGMFEARIARPRDANPIVDLELNVLLFSRGFVRRRAISLATSLSVMATSFALAQDPRHEAGHLNSKGNAAGSETTSSRSTEYLPSISDLMIGTIQPRHERLWRAGQDGNWEFAAYELGNLRGAFGRLGRAHPTEHETSLPDMITSVTERPFNNLTDAIRSKDAAAFAKAYGELTDACNSCHQALNHGVVKIGRPDDKSQSDLALHKAP; this is encoded by the coding sequence TTGAGCGCGACCTTCGCCCTTGGCATGTTCGAAGCCAGGATCGCGCGCCCGCGTGATGCCAATCCGATTGTCGATTTGGAGCTCAACGTGCTTTTGTTCTCCCGTGGATTCGTTCGTAGGCGCGCAATCTCGCTGGCAACGAGCCTCTCGGTCATGGCAACATCGTTCGCCCTTGCCCAGGACCCAAGACACGAAGCCGGGCACCTGAACTCGAAGGGCAATGCTGCTGGCTCTGAGACGACGTCGTCTCGCTCCACCGAATACCTGCCCAGCATCAGCGATCTGATGATTGGCACAATTCAACCCCGCCATGAGCGGCTTTGGCGGGCTGGGCAGGACGGCAACTGGGAATTCGCCGCGTATGAACTCGGAAACCTGCGCGGTGCATTCGGCCGGCTTGGGCGCGCCCACCCGACCGAACACGAAACGTCCTTGCCTGACATGATTACTTCCGTCACGGAACGGCCGTTTAACAATCTCACGGACGCGATCCGGTCAAAGGACGCCGCAGCCTTTGCCAAAGCCTATGGCGAACTGACGGATGCCTGCAACTCGTGCCATCAGGCGCTAAATCACGGCGTCGTCAAAATTGGCCGACCGGACGACAAGTCCCAATCGGATTTGGCACTTCACAAGGCCCCCTGA
- a CDS encoding FAD-binding oxidoreductase, producing MNRNDQSTNIVSKLRDLLGDGGVLTSPEDIAPYERDNALKSSGQAICVVRPSDTAGVSDVLRACTEAEVNVIPRGGGTGLSGGAVPRPDDRAVILSLDRMRKVRMIDVVGDVLVVDAGITLFEAREAALKAGRTIGLDHGGSGSSQVGGNLGTNAGGNNVLRYGMARDQVLGLEWVLPSGEIIGPPSELRKSNAGYDLRHLLVGSEGTLAVITGVALKLRPAPLTTATALMSVDTPAKALELLGLAREIFGETVSAFELMSEGALAFHSAHVLRKPIVPLGSPWTALVECDSSSRFFDLDGAFASFLERALESGIVSDGALASSTAQRAAFWSLREGIPQAMHAAKIPIVRTDVAVPIRAIPEFAERIKTLSIQRIPGGHPVFFGHVGDGNIHFNFLPPDDMNSDDFRARMPEIYRIVEDAALLFGGTISAEHGIGQTKCDALTRMKSAKEIELMGAIKSVFDPLRILNPNKVILQ from the coding sequence ATGAATCGGAACGATCAGTCTACTAATATTGTCTCGAAGTTGCGCGATTTGCTCGGTGACGGTGGCGTCTTAACCTCGCCGGAAGATATCGCTCCTTACGAGCGCGACAATGCGTTGAAGTCGAGCGGTCAGGCGATTTGTGTCGTCCGACCATCCGACACGGCCGGTGTGTCAGATGTCCTCCGGGCCTGCACGGAGGCCGAAGTCAACGTCATACCTCGCGGTGGAGGAACGGGATTGAGTGGCGGGGCGGTGCCGCGGCCGGACGATCGCGCGGTCATCCTCTCGCTCGACCGAATGCGTAAGGTTCGGATGATCGACGTCGTGGGGGATGTCCTGGTGGTCGATGCCGGGATAACGCTATTCGAGGCCCGGGAAGCCGCTCTCAAAGCCGGCCGGACGATTGGTCTCGACCACGGTGGAAGCGGGTCCAGCCAGGTGGGAGGCAATCTGGGGACGAACGCGGGTGGCAATAACGTCCTGCGATACGGCATGGCTCGCGACCAGGTTCTCGGACTCGAATGGGTCTTGCCGAGCGGCGAGATCATTGGACCGCCGAGCGAGCTTCGCAAATCCAATGCTGGTTACGACCTGCGCCATCTCCTGGTCGGGTCGGAAGGCACGCTTGCCGTGATTACCGGGGTCGCTCTCAAGCTGAGACCCGCGCCACTCACGACAGCCACGGCGTTGATGTCGGTCGACACGCCGGCCAAGGCCCTTGAGCTGCTTGGCCTGGCGCGCGAGATCTTTGGCGAAACAGTGAGTGCCTTCGAACTCATGTCGGAGGGCGCGCTGGCATTTCACTCCGCCCATGTATTACGAAAGCCGATCGTTCCGCTCGGCTCTCCCTGGACGGCGCTGGTCGAGTGTGATTCCTCGAGCCGTTTCTTCGATCTTGACGGCGCTTTTGCCTCCTTTCTCGAGCGCGCATTGGAGTCGGGGATCGTCTCGGATGGAGCGCTTGCGTCTTCGACCGCCCAGCGTGCCGCCTTCTGGTCGCTGCGAGAGGGCATTCCGCAAGCGATGCACGCGGCAAAGATTCCTATCGTGAGAACCGATGTGGCTGTACCGATCCGGGCGATCCCGGAATTCGCAGAGCGCATCAAGACGCTCTCGATTCAGCGCATACCGGGTGGACATCCCGTCTTTTTCGGTCATGTCGGAGATGGAAACATTCACTTCAACTTCTTGCCGCCAGACGACATGAATTCGGATGATTTCCGAGCCCGGATGCCGGAAATCTACCGGATCGTCGAGGATGCAGCACTTTTATTCGGCGGCACCATCAGCGCCGAGCACGGCATTGGTCAAACTAAATGTGACGCATTGACGCGAATGAAAAGTGCGAAGGAGATCGAACTGATGGGAGCAATCAAGAGCGTCTTCGATCCCCTTCGTATCCTCAATCCCAATAAGGTGATCCTCCAATGA
- a CDS encoding thiamine pyrophosphate-dependent enzyme, giving the protein MNEVLAPEAMRDMSGADAVVDALLCQGLKSLYCLPGIQNDALFVSLFDRRNEMQVVHTRHEQGAAYMALGAALATGKPAAYAVVPGPGVLNTAAALGTAYSAGAKVLCLSGQIPSHAIGKGLGYLHELPDQLGILERLTKWARRTKAPEDVPADFAEAFSALRSGRPRPVAIEVPMDVLSRKAQIKSAFWREPDVRAAPEDDAIAKAASLLSRAERPLIFVGGGAQDAGLPLKLLAEKLGAPVVAHRMGKGVLDDRHPLSLNLSAGHALWKGCDVVLAIGTRMHLPLTQWGSDDGLQIIKIDVDELEMSRGRQPDLALCGEALEVLQRLSDQIQKPVADRDSRIASIRALKAEIAGKLDLLRPQMDYLRAIRDVLPDDGILVDESTQVGYVSRIGYETRLPRTYLSSGHAGTLGWGFPTALGAQHALPDSPVVSITGDGGFMFNVQELATAVHHNIPLVTVLFNDGAFGNVQRMQRELYGLRVIATDLTNPDFVRMADSFGVYATRAEGPQALRSALTRAFEARRPSLIEVPCGKMPEPWPFLQLPRVRGRQ; this is encoded by the coding sequence ATGAACGAGGTGCTCGCGCCAGAGGCGATGCGTGATATGAGCGGCGCGGATGCGGTTGTCGACGCGCTGCTGTGCCAAGGATTGAAGTCGCTTTACTGTCTTCCCGGTATCCAGAACGACGCCTTGTTCGTGTCCTTGTTCGATCGTCGAAACGAAATGCAGGTCGTGCATACCCGGCACGAGCAGGGCGCTGCCTACATGGCGCTCGGCGCTGCACTGGCGACCGGAAAACCCGCTGCCTACGCCGTGGTCCCAGGCCCGGGCGTGCTCAATACCGCGGCCGCGCTCGGAACAGCTTACAGCGCGGGTGCCAAGGTCCTCTGCCTGTCGGGCCAGATACCAAGCCATGCGATCGGCAAGGGACTTGGCTATCTGCACGAGCTTCCGGATCAATTGGGCATCCTGGAGCGGTTGACGAAATGGGCCAGGCGGACAAAGGCGCCTGAGGACGTGCCAGCCGACTTTGCGGAGGCGTTCTCAGCGCTGCGATCGGGACGTCCGCGCCCCGTCGCCATCGAAGTCCCCATGGACGTCTTGTCCCGAAAAGCCCAAATCAAGTCCGCATTCTGGCGTGAGCCGGACGTTCGGGCGGCCCCCGAGGACGACGCAATCGCAAAAGCGGCATCGCTGTTGTCCCGCGCTGAGCGGCCGTTGATATTTGTCGGAGGCGGGGCCCAAGACGCTGGTCTTCCACTCAAGCTACTCGCGGAAAAGCTGGGTGCGCCCGTTGTGGCCCATCGCATGGGGAAGGGCGTGCTGGACGACAGGCATCCGCTCAGCCTTAATCTCTCAGCCGGCCACGCGCTTTGGAAAGGCTGCGACGTCGTCCTTGCAATTGGAACAAGGATGCATCTGCCGCTGACGCAGTGGGGATCCGACGACGGGTTACAGATCATCAAGATCGATGTCGACGAACTCGAGATGTCGCGCGGCCGCCAGCCTGACCTGGCCTTGTGTGGCGAGGCTCTCGAGGTCCTGCAACGGCTCAGCGACCAGATACAAAAGCCTGTCGCGGATCGCGATAGCCGAATTGCATCGATCCGTGCCTTGAAGGCCGAGATCGCGGGCAAGCTCGATCTGCTGCGTCCGCAGATGGACTATTTGCGCGCGATTCGGGACGTGCTCCCGGATGATGGCATTCTGGTCGACGAGTCGACACAGGTCGGCTACGTCTCGCGTATCGGGTATGAGACCCGGTTGCCGCGGACCTATCTCTCGTCCGGGCATGCGGGAACGCTGGGGTGGGGGTTTCCCACGGCGCTCGGCGCGCAGCACGCGCTGCCGGATAGCCCGGTCGTGTCGATCACCGGCGACGGCGGCTTCATGTTCAACGTGCAGGAGCTCGCCACGGCGGTCCATCACAACATTCCCCTCGTGACGGTGCTTTTCAACGATGGCGCGTTCGGGAATGTCCAGCGCATGCAGCGTGAGCTCTATGGACTGCGGGTCATCGCAACCGACCTGACCAATCCGGACTTCGTGCGGATGGCGGATAGCTTTGGTGTCTACGCCACGCGCGCCGAAGGGCCGCAGGCTTTGAGGAGCGCCCTGACGCGAGCATTCGAGGCGCGTCGCCCCTCCTTGATTGAAGTGCCGTGCGGTAAAATGCCGGAGCCGTGGCCATTTCTTCAGTTGCCGCGGGTTCGCGGGCGCCAGTGA
- a CDS encoding flavin-containing monooxygenase, translating to MAIEKVDTVVVGAGQAGLAMSEHLSAAGIAHVVFERHRIAERWRTARWDSLVANGPAWHDRFPGMEFPGHRDSFPSKEVVADYFVSYAEMIAAPVRCGVDVTSVCRLEGRAGFRVETSTGIFEAHNVVAATGPFQIPLIPDVIPKDSAVTQIHSNDYRSPAQLPDGGVLVVGAGSSGGQIADELLRAGRAVYLSVGPHERPPRSYRGYDFCWWLGVLGKWDIETKTRGTEHVTISVSGARGGYTVDFRRLAEEGMTLVGSTRSYSDGKVTFASDLRENIAMGDRSLISLLDEADDYVKRTGLDLPDEPDARVMPPDPQCLTDPLCELDLRAAGVNTVIWATGYSSDYSWLKVDTFDLAGKPRHQRGVSLEPGIFFLGLPWQSRRGSAFIWGVWHDAKYLADRISTQRRYRDYHNERTGEIDRGKAAKLRRESNPAIAK from the coding sequence ATGGCGATAGAAAAAGTCGATACGGTTGTCGTCGGAGCAGGTCAGGCCGGATTGGCCATGAGCGAGCACCTGAGCGCCGCCGGCATCGCTCATGTCGTCTTTGAAAGGCATCGGATTGCCGAAAGGTGGCGGACTGCGCGATGGGACTCATTGGTCGCCAACGGACCCGCTTGGCACGATCGCTTTCCCGGCATGGAATTTCCGGGTCATCGAGACTCGTTTCCTTCCAAAGAGGTCGTGGCGGACTATTTCGTGTCGTATGCCGAGATGATTGCCGCCCCTGTGCGTTGCGGTGTGGACGTCACGTCGGTTTGCCGGCTCGAGGGCCGCGCCGGCTTTCGCGTCGAAACGTCCACCGGCATATTCGAAGCTCACAACGTGGTAGCGGCGACCGGCCCCTTCCAAATTCCGCTCATCCCCGACGTCATACCCAAGGACTCCGCCGTTACTCAGATCCATTCGAACGACTATCGCAGCCCTGCGCAGTTGCCGGACGGAGGAGTGCTGGTCGTCGGTGCAGGATCATCAGGCGGTCAGATCGCCGATGAACTTCTCAGGGCCGGCAGAGCCGTCTACCTTTCGGTCGGTCCGCACGAGCGGCCACCGCGATCGTACCGCGGGTATGATTTTTGCTGGTGGTTGGGCGTCCTTGGAAAATGGGACATCGAGACAAAAACGCGTGGCACGGAACATGTCACGATCTCCGTGAGCGGTGCTCGCGGAGGTTACACGGTGGACTTCAGGAGACTTGCCGAGGAAGGAATGACGCTCGTGGGCTCGACCAGGTCTTACAGCGACGGCAAGGTGACTTTCGCCAGTGACCTGCGGGAAAATATTGCGATGGGAGATCGGTCGCTCATCTCGCTACTAGATGAGGCGGACGACTACGTCAAACGCACCGGGCTCGATCTCCCCGACGAGCCCGACGCCCGCGTCATGCCGCCAGATCCGCAATGCCTGACCGATCCGCTGTGCGAACTCGATCTGCGCGCGGCTGGCGTGAATACGGTCATTTGGGCCACGGGCTATTCGTCGGACTATTCCTGGCTCAAGGTCGATACTTTCGATCTGGCAGGCAAGCCGAGGCACCAGCGAGGCGTATCGCTTGAGCCCGGGATATTCTTCTTGGGATTGCCGTGGCAGTCGCGCAGAGGCTCGGCGTTCATCTGGGGGGTCTGGCACGACGCGAAGTACCTAGCGGATCGAATCTCCACCCAGCGGCGCTATCGCGACTATCACAACGAGAGGACCGGGGAGATCGATCGCGGCAAGGCCGCAAAGTTACGCAGGGAATCAAACCCGGCGATTGCGAAATAG
- the rpoH gene encoding RNA polymerase sigma factor RpoH has product MQAQNAIVSAYVTGVLTPQSADILAYSAAIKRFDLLERDREQQLARRWQERRDPKATDELVTSHLRLAAKVARNYKGYGLPIADLIAEANLGLVIAASRFEPGHGARFSTYALWWMKATIHEYILRSWSLVKIGTTAAQKKLFFRLRGEMRKLAGQAAVLTPEIAQAIADKLEVTARDVVEMDRRLSGDLSLNICVGGEDGSTEWEAMLVDGSPDAEVIVAEHDEALLRTRALRTALVVLTERERRVLEARRLAEQPLTLEQLGCELSISSERVRQIETRAFAKVKRATILAARAGNTATAE; this is encoded by the coding sequence ATGCAAGCTCAGAACGCCATCGTCAGCGCCTATGTGACTGGAGTGTTGACTCCCCAGTCCGCCGATATTCTCGCCTACTCTGCCGCTATCAAACGCTTTGACCTGCTTGAGCGCGATCGGGAGCAGCAGCTTGCCCGGCGTTGGCAGGAGCGTCGTGATCCAAAAGCGACGGACGAATTGGTCACGAGCCATCTGCGCCTCGCTGCAAAGGTGGCGCGAAACTACAAAGGGTATGGTCTTCCGATTGCCGACCTGATCGCGGAAGCCAATCTCGGGCTCGTAATCGCGGCCTCACGTTTCGAACCAGGGCACGGCGCGCGCTTCTCCACCTACGCATTGTGGTGGATGAAGGCGACCATTCATGAGTACATCTTGCGCTCCTGGTCTCTGGTCAAGATCGGCACGACTGCCGCGCAGAAGAAGCTCTTCTTCCGGCTGCGCGGTGAAATGAGAAAGCTCGCGGGCCAGGCAGCTGTTCTCACGCCGGAGATTGCACAGGCCATTGCGGACAAACTCGAAGTGACCGCCCGTGACGTCGTCGAAATGGATCGCCGGCTTAGTGGTGATCTTTCCTTGAATATCTGCGTCGGCGGCGAAGACGGGTCGACGGAATGGGAAGCGATGCTCGTCGATGGGTCCCCTGACGCGGAAGTGATCGTCGCAGAGCACGACGAGGCACTGCTCAGGACAAGAGCTCTTCGGACCGCGCTGGTAGTATTGACCGAGCGCGAGCGGCGCGTCCTTGAGGCGAGGCGCCTTGCAGAGCAACCCTTGACGCTCGAACAGCTCGGCTGCGAGCTGTCGATCTCGAGCGAGCGGGTGCGCCAGATCGAGACACGTGCTTTCGCCAAGGTCAAGCGGGCGACGATACTGGCTGCCAGGGCTGGCAACACCGCAACGGCGGAGTGA
- a CDS encoding ABC transporter ATP-binding protein, whose translation MTEAASASALRFSAIQQSFASPTGDAPNLVISDVGFEVKRGKFVSVIGPSGCGKSTLIQMAAGLLKPSVGTVFHHDRQVTSVNRTIGFVPQQAQLLPWKTMIENIEFPLLLRGMSASERRAKAMEAIKRVDLAGFESHYPYQLSGGMQKRASIARMLVYKPDTILMDEPFGALDAQTRMVMQHDLQTMLATEGASVLFVTHDITEAVLLSDSVVVLSRRPARVISEIPIDLPRPRDMFEPYATPGFAEAYDRVWSVFRSELNIRRAA comes from the coding sequence ATGACCGAAGCTGCCAGCGCAAGCGCCCTCCGATTCAGTGCGATCCAACAGAGCTTCGCGAGTCCGACTGGAGATGCGCCAAATCTGGTCATCAGCGATGTCGGCTTCGAAGTGAAGCGGGGCAAGTTCGTCAGCGTCATCGGGCCGAGCGGCTGCGGGAAGAGCACTCTCATCCAGATGGCCGCAGGGCTCCTCAAGCCGTCGGTCGGCACGGTCTTCCACCATGACCGACAGGTGACCAGCGTTAATCGCACCATCGGCTTCGTGCCCCAGCAGGCGCAATTGTTGCCGTGGAAGACGATGATCGAGAACATCGAATTTCCGTTGTTGCTGCGTGGCATGAGTGCGTCCGAGCGCCGTGCGAAGGCCATGGAGGCCATCAAGCGCGTCGATCTGGCCGGCTTTGAATCGCACTACCCGTATCAGCTGTCGGGCGGCATGCAGAAGCGCGCGTCGATCGCACGCATGTTGGTCTACAAGCCGGATACGATCTTGATGGACGAGCCGTTCGGTGCGCTGGACGCGCAAACGCGCATGGTCATGCAGCATGACTTGCAGACGATGCTGGCGACCGAAGGTGCAAGTGTGCTTTTCGTCACCCACGACATCACCGAGGCGGTGTTGTTGTCGGACAGCGTTGTCGTGCTCAGTCGCCGTCCCGCGCGCGTGATATCGGAAATTCCCATCGATCTGCCGCGACCGCGCGACATGTTCGAACCTTACGCGACCCCCGGCTTTGCCGAAGCGTACGATCGCGTGTGGTCCGTATTCCGAAGCGAACTCAACATTAGGCGTGCGGCATGA
- a CDS encoding ABC transporter substrate-binding protein has product MGQATTTLGFLPVWAARAYDTFAAEQVDLNWAAINGGDPACLAALDSGDIDIAATGSDSVLEAVAKGQPYQIIYSLMSKISLNLTVSEAMVKRTGISKDLPIKERIACLKGATLGVAVVGGAQDRTVRWLATRGGLDGRKDIQVVQIGSAAALGAALENGRIDGFMLSPPEGPLAEAAGYGRTVIEPDADIPGWKGMPSLVLVARSDANEAAQKKIVATVRAMNAANHAVLSDLEGSADKIGGKFFPKLPQPVMRVSIRTLADGIRDDGLLNEERAKLLSQFVADSGRTPPAPGSFWTNKYVELAKNTK; this is encoded by the coding sequence ATGGGACAAGCCACGACGACGTTGGGCTTTCTGCCAGTGTGGGCCGCGCGTGCCTACGATACCTTTGCAGCGGAGCAGGTTGACCTGAACTGGGCAGCCATCAACGGGGGAGATCCCGCCTGCCTGGCGGCGCTCGACAGCGGAGACATCGACATCGCCGCGACAGGGAGCGATTCAGTTCTTGAGGCGGTTGCCAAGGGACAGCCCTACCAGATCATCTATTCGCTGATGTCGAAGATCTCGCTCAATTTGACCGTCTCCGAAGCGATGGTCAAACGGACCGGTATTTCAAAGGATTTGCCGATCAAGGAGCGCATCGCCTGCCTCAAGGGCGCGACGTTGGGAGTCGCCGTGGTCGGAGGCGCTCAAGACCGGACTGTTCGCTGGTTGGCGACGCGCGGCGGCCTCGACGGCCGAAAGGATATCCAGGTTGTCCAGATAGGCTCGGCCGCGGCGCTGGGGGCCGCTCTGGAAAACGGACGTATCGATGGATTCATGTTGTCGCCGCCCGAAGGGCCATTGGCGGAGGCGGCGGGATACGGCAGGACCGTCATCGAGCCTGATGCCGATATTCCGGGCTGGAAGGGGATGCCGAGCCTCGTGCTCGTTGCTCGCTCCGATGCGAACGAGGCTGCGCAGAAGAAGATCGTCGCGACAGTACGGGCGATGAACGCCGCCAATCATGCGGTGCTGTCCGACCTCGAGGGAAGCGCCGACAAGATCGGAGGCAAGTTCTTCCCGAAACTGCCTCAACCCGTCATGCGCGTCAGCATCAGGACGCTTGCGGACGGAATCCGCGATGACGGGTTGCTCAATGAAGAGCGTGCCAAGCTGCTGTCTCAGTTTGTCGCAGACTCTGGACGGACCCCGCCGGCTCCGGGCTCCTTCTGGACCAACAAGTACGTCGAACTCGCGAAGAATACCAAATAG
- a CDS encoding DUF1028 domain-containing protein, producing the protein MTISISGRCNRTGQLGIAIASSSMSVAARCAYARAGTGVCATQNITDPRLGPRALALMELGLDADTILAGIRASTEDIEFRQLGLLDRSGRTASYSGLHSLGVHASAHGENVIALGNLLANAEVPKRMMSAFNEDEGAELGDRLVAAMQAGLAAGGEAGPMLSAGMMIVDRVPWPIADLRVDLHDEPIARLSELWKAWRPQMEDYVTRALKPSAAPKFGVPGDL; encoded by the coding sequence ATGACAATCTCGATAAGCGGACGCTGCAATCGGACCGGTCAGCTTGGAATCGCCATCGCGTCGTCCAGCATGAGCGTGGCGGCGCGGTGCGCCTATGCCCGCGCCGGAACAGGCGTTTGCGCCACTCAAAACATCACCGATCCCCGCCTGGGACCGCGCGCTCTTGCTTTGATGGAGCTGGGGCTTGACGCCGATACGATCCTCGCCGGGATTCGTGCAAGCACAGAGGATATCGAATTTCGCCAACTGGGGCTTTTAGACCGTTCCGGGCGGACTGCATCCTATTCCGGGCTCCATAGTCTCGGTGTTCACGCGAGCGCCCACGGCGAGAACGTGATCGCGCTCGGCAATCTCCTCGCCAACGCCGAGGTGCCGAAGCGTATGATGTCGGCATTCAACGAGGACGAAGGCGCCGAGCTCGGCGATCGGCTGGTGGCTGCAATGCAAGCCGGCCTGGCGGCGGGCGGCGAGGCCGGTCCAATGCTTTCGGCAGGCATGATGATTGTAGATCGCGTTCCTTGGCCGATCGCAGATCTTCGGGTCGATCTTCATGACGAGCCGATCGCGCGACTGTCGGAGCTATGGAAGGCCTGGAGACCGCAAATGGAAGACTATGTGACCCGGGCGCTCAAGCCGTCCGCGGCGCCCAAGTTTGGAGTTCCCGGAGATTTGTGA
- a CDS encoding ABC transporter permease, whose amino-acid sequence MSDQITLSSVRAPSPKQVWAPVRRALLLAAPGVALLCFWQFASGRLIRETYVSKPTDIAWRLVDLFYTGEIWPSLRVTGEELVLSYAIGVLLGLLLGYALGRSPRLAAIFEPYVMAFYGIPKIALAPLFVIWFGIGIWSKVMLAGTMVFFLVFYNVFAGVRSVDRDVVNLALVLGANERQLGRQIYLPAAAPFLLLGMRMAIPYAVIGVIVGEFTSSTAGLGLFINYASSTYDPAGVFAGISVLLAFVMGMNALATRLERKLLKWQPTSQRIAADPN is encoded by the coding sequence ATGAGCGACCAGATCACATTGAGCTCCGTCCGAGCGCCGTCGCCGAAACAAGTCTGGGCGCCCGTACGTCGAGCACTTCTGCTGGCGGCTCCAGGCGTCGCGTTGCTCTGCTTTTGGCAATTTGCGTCCGGCCGACTGATCCGTGAGACGTATGTCAGCAAACCGACGGACATCGCATGGCGTCTTGTCGACCTGTTCTACACCGGTGAAATCTGGCCAAGCCTCCGCGTGACCGGGGAAGAGCTCGTTCTATCCTATGCCATCGGCGTCTTGCTCGGGCTGTTGCTTGGATATGCACTCGGCCGTTCGCCGCGTCTGGCCGCCATCTTCGAGCCTTACGTGATGGCATTCTACGGCATCCCGAAAATCGCCTTGGCGCCGCTGTTCGTCATTTGGTTCGGTATCGGGATTTGGTCGAAGGTGATGCTTGCGGGCACGATGGTGTTCTTCCTCGTCTTCTACAATGTCTTCGCCGGCGTTCGATCTGTCGATCGGGATGTCGTCAATTTGGCCCTGGTCTTGGGTGCAAATGAACGCCAGCTGGGCCGACAGATATATCTGCCCGCTGCTGCGCCGTTTCTGTTGCTGGGGATGCGGATGGCAATTCCCTATGCCGTCATCGGGGTGATCGTGGGAGAGTTCACTTCGTCAACGGCGGGGCTCGGTCTGTTCATCAACTACGCGTCTTCGACTTACGATCCGGCCGGCGTTTTTGCAGGCATCTCTGTCCTCCTGGCTTTCGTGATGGGGATGAATGCGTTGGCCACGCGTCTTGAGCGCAAGCTTCTGAAATGGCAGCCAACCTCCCAAAGGATTGCAGCCGATCCGAACTAG
- a CDS encoding ornithine cyclodeaminase family protein codes for MARIDFRYLDRAQVRSLLPPIKTLLSLIEQGLSAHGRRDVVLPPKAHIQLDDRYNGHFNILVGWAGPNDTAGVKVIGDYVENYKHGLPSEVAMLTLYNPRTGVPQALMDATDLTTERTGAVTGIGAKYLAPKGAKVIGHVGARGTAFANIAILAKLFEIAEVRITSKRPETREALAQRVWEECGIKAVAVATAEEACRGADIVVEATRLEKPEILIRDEWLTPNCLLICYGWKMAVDPATVRAASKVVVDDWEQCCKGGQLHPMIESGELTRAKLYAEIGEVTCGAKAGRADADGRIVFWHRGFAISDIMLGANILESAVSKEIGTVLNLFDLPDE; via the coding sequence ATGGCTCGTATCGATTTCCGCTATCTCGATCGAGCGCAAGTGCGCTCGCTTTTACCTCCGATCAAAACTCTGCTGTCGCTGATCGAACAGGGGCTGTCCGCACATGGACGACGGGACGTTGTCCTGCCGCCGAAGGCACACATCCAGCTGGATGACCGCTATAACGGTCATTTCAACATTCTGGTGGGTTGGGCAGGCCCAAATGATACGGCGGGCGTGAAAGTCATCGGCGACTACGTCGAGAACTACAAGCACGGACTTCCCTCTGAGGTCGCCATGCTCACCCTGTACAATCCCCGGACCGGCGTGCCGCAGGCCCTGATGGACGCGACGGATTTGACGACTGAACGCACTGGTGCCGTCACTGGTATCGGAGCAAAATACCTCGCTCCCAAGGGAGCGAAGGTCATTGGTCATGTCGGTGCGCGGGGGACCGCGTTCGCGAATATCGCGATCCTCGCCAAATTGTTCGAGATCGCCGAAGTCCGTATCACCAGTAAGAGGCCGGAAACGCGCGAGGCCCTGGCGCAGAGGGTTTGGGAGGAATGCGGCATCAAGGCCGTGGCAGTCGCCACCGCCGAGGAAGCCTGCCGCGGCGCCGACATCGTCGTCGAGGCGACCCGTCTGGAGAAGCCCGAGATCCTGATCCGCGACGAGTGGCTGACGCCGAACTGTCTTCTGATTTGCTATGGCTGGAAAATGGCCGTCGATCCGGCCACGGTCAGAGCCGCATCGAAAGTCGTCGTCGATGATTGGGAGCAGTGCTGCAAGGGCGGCCAGTTGCACCCCATGATCGAGAGCGGCGAATTGACGCGTGCCAAGCTATACGCCGAGATTGGCGAGGTGACGTGCGGCGCAAAGGCGGGACGTGCCGATGCCGACGGCCGCATCGTATTCTGGCATCGCGGGTTCGCGATCAGCGACATCATGCTCGGGGCGAATATTCTGGAATCTGCCGTTTCAAAAGAAATCGGCACCGTCTTGAACCTGTTTGATTTGCCGGATGAGTGA
- a CDS encoding RidA family protein: MAHHRIRKFNTKDTYPEQKLDNDLCQAVVTSGGKIVWLRGQCPQNLDDAMNIGSHDPVEQTHKVMQNIRQLIEEAGGKMEHLVKVVVYLTDVRHREAVYRTMGEYIKDVYPVSTGLVVQALARPEWLVEIDATAVIPE; encoded by the coding sequence GTGGCACATCATCGAATCCGGAAGTTCAACACCAAAGACACCTACCCGGAGCAAAAACTGGACAATGATCTCTGTCAGGCCGTCGTGACCTCGGGCGGTAAGATCGTGTGGTTGCGCGGGCAGTGTCCGCAGAATCTGGATGACGCGATGAACATCGGGAGCCATGACCCCGTGGAGCAAACCCACAAGGTCATGCAGAACATCCGGCAGCTCATCGAGGAAGCCGGCGGCAAGATGGAGCACCTAGTCAAGGTCGTGGTCTATCTCACGGACGTGCGGCATCGCGAAGCGGTGTACAGAACGATGGGCGAATACATCAAGGATGTTTATCCGGTGTCGACCGGCCTGGTCGTCCAGGCGCTGGCGCGGCCGGAATGGCTGGTCGAAATCGACGCTACCGCCGTAATCCCGGAGTGA